CGGCGCTCGCGGCTTTCGGCACGCTTGGGCTGTATTTCCTTGGAGTGAACGAGATCGCGCTCCTCCTAGGGGGAGCCTTGGCCGTGATGCTGATCAAAAACGTCTCGCGGACCGGCCGCATTACGCCCGCAGTCTTGATCTGGCCGCTGGCCGGTACAGGTGTGCCGGTGGCCGCAGCCAAGGCGTTCAGCTTTCCGCTGTTGTTTCTGACCTTCCTGAAGATCGGTTCCGTTTTGTACGGCAGCGGCTTTGTGTTGCTTGCCTACTTTCGCGCGGACTTTGTCAACCGGCTCGGGTGGATTACGGATCAGCAGTTGATGGACGCCATTGCCATCGGCCAGGTGACTCCCGGCCCTTTGTTCACCAGCGCCACATTCATTGGGTACCTTCTCGCGGGGCCGAACGGAGCATTGCTGGCGACGCTGGGAATCTTCTTGCCGTCCTTCTTGTTTGTCGCAGCGGTGAATCCGTTTATTCCGCGGTTGAGAAAGTCGCCCTGGACGGGCGGGTTGTTGGACGGAGTCAATGCGGCTTCGATGGGCCTTATGGCTGCCGTCACCTGCCAGTTGGCGAGGGTGGCATTCATTGATCTTTTGACCGTTGCCGTGGCCGCAGTTTCGCTTATTCTGTTGGCGAGAATGAAGATCAATCCCATCTGGCTTGTGGCCGGAGGGGCGCTGATGGGACTCATCCGGTACTTGGGCTTTCCCGCTTAACGGAAACGGCAGCTGATACTTGGATGGAGATTGAGGCGCTCAGCCTTCTGTTGAGGAGAGAGAGGATCTGCTCTATAGTCTGAGAGAACGTTTATAAAGATCTATGAGGAGGTACCTTCTCGTGGGTTTGTATGTTATATTGCTTGCATTCAACGGGGACACGTAACAAGCACATGGCCCTGTTCCCACCCATTTGCAGGGAGAACTTCAGCGCATGGCTGTGAAAGAACTGAATGCGATCATCACGCAGAAGGTCGAAGTGGC
The window above is part of the Candidatus Omnitrophota bacterium genome. Proteins encoded here:
- the chrA gene encoding chromate efflux transporter; amino-acid sequence: MDASKFHRLKEVAGLFLKLGTIGFGGPAAHIALMHDEVVTRRKWLDDQQFLDLLGVTQLIPGPNSTEMASHIGFRRSGWLGLIAGGLCFTLPAMLIVMALSWVYVRYGSTPQAGWISYGIKPVIIGVLLQALWVLGRKAVKDKSTALAAFGTLGLYFLGVNEIALLLGGALAVMLIKNVSRTGRITPAVLIWPLAGTGVPVAAAKAFSFPLLFLTFLKIGSVLYGSGFVLLAYFRADFVNRLGWITDQQLMDAIAIGQVTPGPLFTSATFIGYLLAGPNGALLATLGIFLPSFLFVAAVNPFIPRLRKSPWTGGLLDGVNAASMGLMAAVTCQLARVAFIDLLTVAVAAVSLILLARMKINPIWLVAGGALMGLIRYLGFPA